Proteins co-encoded in one Ziziphus jujuba cultivar Dongzao chromosome 9, ASM3175591v1 genomic window:
- the LOC107404127 gene encoding pentatricopeptide repeat-containing protein At1g71060, mitochondrial produces the protein MGLYEFINLLQKSSRKFIYPFIRFPNPTFSSFRATVHIKSLTSSLQDVNFTSKKIAEDTEKVCKLLSNNKSNSRIESLLSNEAAVEVSPTLVVEVLKRISNAGVLALSFFRWAEKQKGFKYTTESYIHLIESLGKIKQFSMIWQLVNDMKRKGLLTKETFTLISRRYARARKVQEAIETFEKMEKFGMKPEVSDFNRLIDTLCKSRQVEKAQQLFDEMKNRRFKPDIKSYTILLEGWGQTQSLLRLNEVYREMRDEGFEPDVVAYGILINAHCKAKKYDEAIKWFHEMEAKNCKPSPHIFCILINGLGSDNRLIEALEFFEQYKASGFEPETATYNAVVGAYCWSMQMQDAYRMLDEMREFGVGPNSRTYDIILHHLIKGGRTEEANDLFQKITSESGCEPTMSTYEIMVRMFCNEDRVDNAIGVWNKMRSKGVLPGMHMFCTLIDSLCFENRLNEACEYFEDMLDMGIRPPASMFSRLKRALLDEGRKDFVQILTQKIDRLRKTPLVA, from the coding sequence ATGGGTCTGTATGAATTCATCAATCTTCTGCAGAAATCATCAAGAAAATTCATCTACCCCTTCATACGCTTCCCAAATCCTACATTTTCGTCGTTCCGTGCAACTGTTCATATAAAATCGCTTACTAGCTCACTCCAAGATGTCAATTTCACAAGCAAGAAAATCGCAGAAGATACTGAAAAAGTTTGCAAACTACTATCCAACAACAAGTCCAACTCTCGCATCGAGAGCTTACTCAGCAATGAAGCAGCTGTTGAAGTTTCACCGACATTGGTTGTGGAGGTTTTGAAGAGGATAAGCAATGCGGGTGTTCTTGCTCTTTCCTTCTTTAGGTGGGCTGAGAAGCAAAAAGGGTTCAAATATACCACGGAGAGCTACATCCATTTGATTGAATCTCTGGGTAAGATCAAGCAGTTCAGTATGATATGGCAATTGGTCAATGACATGAAGCGTAAAGGGTTGTTGACTAAAGAGACTTTCACGTTGATTTCGCGGAGATATGCGAGAGCAAGGAAGGTTCAGGAAGCGATTGAGACTTTTGAGAAGATGGAGAAGTTCGGAATGAAGCCGGAAGTGTCGGATTTTAACAGACTGATTGATACTCTGTGCAAGTCGAGACAGGTTGAAAAAGCACAGCAACTGTTCGATGAAATGAAAAACAGGAGGTTTAAACCTGATATTAAGTCGTACACGATTTTGTTAGAAGGTTGGGGTCAAACACAGAGTTTATTAAGGCTGAATGAGGTTTATCGGGAGATGAGGGATGAGGGGTTTGAGCCTGATGTTGTGGCTTATGGTATATTGATAAACGCACATTGTAAGGCTAAGAAATATGATGAAGCGATTAAATGGTTTCATGAAATGGAAGCTAAGAATTGCAAGCCCAGTCCTCATATTTTCTGTATTTTGATTAACGGGTTAGGCTCTGACAATAGATTGATTGAAGCACTTGAATTTTTTGAACAATACAAGGCTAGTGGTTTTGAGCCTGAGACAGCCACTTATAATGCTGTGGTAGGTGCTTACTGCTGGTCAATGCAAATGCAGGATGCATATAGGATGCTTGACGAAATGCGTGAATTTGGGGTTGGTCCCAATTCTCGAACTTATGATATAATTTTACATCACTTGATAAAGGGTGGAAGAACTGAAGAAGCTAATGATCTTTTCCAGAAAATTACCAGCGAGTCTGGCTGTGAGCCAACTATGAGCACCTATGAGATCATGGTGAGGATGTTTTGCAATGAGGATCGCGTGGATAATGCTATTGGAGTCTGGAATAAAATGAGAAGCAAAGGAGTTCTTCCTGGAATGCACATGTTCTGTACATTAATAGACAGTTTGTGCTTTGAAAATAGATTAAATGAAGCTTGTGAGTACTTTGAGGATATGTTGGACATGGGTATTCGACCTCCCGCCTCAATGTTTAGCAGGCTGAAAAGAGCTCTTCTTGATGAAGGAAGGAAAGATTTTGTTCAGATTTTGACCCAGAAGATTGATAGACTGAGGAAAACTCCATTGGTTGCCTGA
- the LOC107427618 gene encoding uncharacterized protein LOC107427618 isoform X2: MWQIRSWASYKFRSMPMAKFGYGFPKHQGLQLFGNTTGSKTLTTFGTNMVKDGNKEQVPPPVPPQNNILYWARWVLGSILTLLLPFWKQYWGKLQRIEGKVEMVAEEVESVAEVVEKVAIKAEKVSSEVANVLPDNGKLKETALIVEHISKIAAQDAQLTLDIIHKVDALKHDFEELETLVEPVVDKIVVNHESDGK, from the exons ATGTGGCAGATACGATCTTGGGCTTCTTACAAATTCCGAA GTATGCCGATGGCTAAGTTTGGATATGGTTTTCCAAAGCACCAAGGACTGCAGTTGTTCGGCAACACCACCGGTAGCAAAACTTTGACAACATTTGGTACCAAcat GGTAAAGGATGGCAATAAGGAGCAAGTTCCACCACCAGTGCCTCCTCAGAACAACATTCTTTATTG GGCAAGATGGGTTTTGGGCTCTATATTAACATTGCTGCTGCCATTTTGGAAGCAATACTGGGGAAAACTACAAAGAATAGAAG GAAAGGTAGAAATGGTTGCTGAAGAGGTGGAAAGTGTAGCAGAGGTGGTGGAAAAGGTGGCAATTAAAGCAGAGAAAGTGTCATCAGAGGTTGCAAATGTACTTCCAGATAATGGAAAACTGAAGGAAACAGCTTTGATTGTAGAACACATTTCAAAAATAGCAGCCCAAGATGCCCAACTAACTCTGGATATCATTCACaag GTGGATGCATTAAAGCATGACTTCGAAGAATTGGAGACTTTAGTTGAGCCTGTTGTCGATAAGATTGTGGTAAATCATGAATCTGATGGAAAGTAA
- the LOC107427614 gene encoding classical arabinogalactan protein 1: protein MARFSSTLLVIMAALLVASTTAQSPAPSPTHTPKHSSPAPTPTTGPAPTSSITPPASAPSPFFVGNSPTSSPPSPVAPAPGLPPASIATPPSGSQAPSPAENGAVSAARLTVFGSASVGVLAAVFLM from the coding sequence ATGGCTCGCTTCAGCTCCACTTTGCTCGTGATAATGGCCGCACTGTTGGTGGCTTCCACCACGGCTCAGTCTCCGGCTCCTTCTCCGACTCATACGCCGAAGCATTCTTCTCCGGCGCCGACTCCGACGACAGGCCCTGCTCCTACGTCGTCAATTACTCCGCCGGCGTCTGCTCCTTCTCCGTTCTTCGTCGGAAACAGTCCGACTTCGTCTCCTCCATCGCCGGTTGCTCCAGCTCCCGGACTTCCTCCAGCATCGATCGCTACTCCTCCATCGGGGTCTCAAGCACCCTCACCGGCAGAGAACGGCGCCGTTTCGGCTGCTAGATTGACAGTGTTTGGATCTGCGTCCGTAGGAGTTTTAGCCGCGGTCTTTTTGATGTAG
- the LOC107427618 gene encoding uncharacterized protein LOC107427618 isoform X1 — MWQIRSWASYKFRSMLELIRPGISAFSSSMNTVYHRNSNSSGMPMAKFGYGFPKHQGLQLFGNTTGSKTLTTFGTNMVKDGNKEQVPPPVPPQNNILYWARWVLGSILTLLLPFWKQYWGKLQRIEGKVEMVAEEVESVAEVVEKVAIKAEKVSSEVANVLPDNGKLKETALIVEHISKIAAQDAQLTLDIIHKVDALKHDFEELETLVEPVVDKIVVNHESDGK, encoded by the exons ATGTGGCAGATACGATCTTGGGCTTCTTACAAATTCCGAAGTATGCTTGAGTTAATTCGTCCCGGTATATCTGCTTTCTCATCCTCCATGAATACTGTCTATCACAGAAACTCTAATTCATCAGGTATGCCGATGGCTAAGTTTGGATATGGTTTTCCAAAGCACCAAGGACTGCAGTTGTTCGGCAACACCACCGGTAGCAAAACTTTGACAACATTTGGTACCAAcat GGTAAAGGATGGCAATAAGGAGCAAGTTCCACCACCAGTGCCTCCTCAGAACAACATTCTTTATTG GGCAAGATGGGTTTTGGGCTCTATATTAACATTGCTGCTGCCATTTTGGAAGCAATACTGGGGAAAACTACAAAGAATAGAAG GAAAGGTAGAAATGGTTGCTGAAGAGGTGGAAAGTGTAGCAGAGGTGGTGGAAAAGGTGGCAATTAAAGCAGAGAAAGTGTCATCAGAGGTTGCAAATGTACTTCCAGATAATGGAAAACTGAAGGAAACAGCTTTGATTGTAGAACACATTTCAAAAATAGCAGCCCAAGATGCCCAACTAACTCTGGATATCATTCACaag GTGGATGCATTAAAGCATGACTTCGAAGAATTGGAGACTTTAGTTGAGCCTGTTGTCGATAAGATTGTGGTAAATCATGAATCTGATGGAAAGTAA
- the LOC125424006 gene encoding classical arabinogalactan protein 9: protein MAGSSSSFAALMLTALLIGSTVAQSPASSPASSPTKSPPSSTPPPASAPTISPPSPSTKPPVSSLSPSSTTTSPPATTPSPSIAISPPSPTPSSSSSSPSPVATPTSISNPPSEAPAPSQNGAVLNRFAISGSVAVALCAVVLAM, encoded by the coding sequence ATGGCTGGCTCGAGCTCAAGCTTCGCGGCTCTGATGCTCACTGCATTGTTGATCGGCTCGACCGTGGCTCAATCTCCGGCGTCATCTCCAGCTTCATCGCCGACGAAATCTCCTCCTTCATCTACTCCACCTCCGGCGTCTGCTCCAACTATCTCTCCTCCATCTCCGTCTACGAAGCCACCTGTCTCTTCGCTTTCACCTTCGTCGACTACTACTTCTCCACCGGCGACTACTCCGTCGCCTTCCATTGCGATCTCTCCGCCGTCTCCAACTCCGTCTTCGTCGTCATCGTCTCCATCTCCGGTCGCTACTCCTACCTCCATCTCAAATCCACCATCCGAAGCTCCTGCTCCGTCGCAGAATGGCGCCGTTCTCAACAGATTCGCTATCTCCGGATCGGTCGCAGTCGCTCTCTGCGCCGTCGTTTTAGCCATGTAG